TAACTCCGAAGAGAATTATCAGGGAGTTGCAGAAAATACCAGAGCAGGAGTTGCAATCAGTGGACATGATAATCACACCAGGACTTATTCGAAAGGATGTGAGTCCTGTTTACGAGGAAATGGGAATACCCACCTATAAGGGATCTACTGATGCCTCAGATCTGGATATTGTACTGGAAATGGTTGATAAACTGGATTTATCCACCAAAAAATCTGCAGACCAGTTAATTGAAGAAGAACAAAGAAAGAGAGCTCTGCAGTACATTGCTGATTTTGAAAAGGATGAAAAGAACACCCGAAAACTCCTGAAAAAACCGGGAAACATTCTAGTGGGTGATCTTCCAGTGGGTGAGGACTTCCCCATGAGGGTGCTGGCAGAAATTGCCAACGCACCCCTCTTAAGCCATGAGGAACTCCTGAATCGTGCTGAGTATTTTGTTAAATCCGGAGCCGATATGGTGGATATTGGAATGGTGGCTGGGGAAAACATGGCCTCTAAGATCCCACCAATGGTGCAACTTTTAAAAGAGAAACTGGATGTGCCGGTGAGCATAGACACTCTCCAGACTGAAGAAATCAATACTGCAGTGGACGCCGGGGTGGATATGGTTCTAAGTCTGGACCATGGTAATTATGAGGATGCTTTACCCCACCTGGAGGAGAAAAAGATTCCTGCAGTTATTTTACCCACGGATTATAGGAATGGATGGGTACCGGAAACTGTTTCCCAACGGGTAAGTTCCTTAATTGCTTTGAAAAAGAAATGTAAGGGAATTGAGGTTATTGCTGACCCCATACTCGATCCATTAAACAGTAAAAGCATGGTTGATTCTGTAATTGCCTGTCGAAGATTTAAGGATGAAACCAAATCTCAGGAATGTCCGGTTTTCTTTGGTGTTGGAAATGTCACCGAACTACTGGATGTAGATTCAGTGGGAGTCAATGCTCTACTTGCAGGGATATCCATGGAGCTGGGAGCCAGCATCCTTTTCACACCAGAAGAGAGTGGTAAAACAGTAGGAAGTGTTAAAGAACTGGCTGTTTCATCAAAAATGATGTTCCTAGCTAAGATGAGAGGATCCATCCCTAAAGACTTGGGGATTAACCTGCTGGTATTTAAGGACAAACGCCGGCGAGAAATAACAAAGGAAGAAGTTGATGTTCCAGAAACAGAAGGTAAGGAGAATTATAAATTCACCCAGGATAGGGCAGGTAGTTTCAAAATTAGCATAGTTAAGGGGAGGATCATGGCGGTTCATTACCTGAAAATGCAGCCTACCCTGGCTATTTATGGGCAGACAGCCAAGGCCATATATGATGAGATCATAAAAAGGAAACTGGTTTCCAGGATTGAACACGCCGCCTATCTAGGTCAGGAACTTCAAAAAGCCGAAGATGCTCTTAAACTTGGAAAAAACTATGTTCAGGATTTCCCAATCTTCAATAAGTTCATGGAATACTAGATTCAAAGGATCCTAAAATAAGATCATGGATTCAACTTCATAAAAAATAGAATCTGTTCCCCAATCTATAACAACGCTTATTATTTCTAATACCCTACCTCCCTTAATTATAGTTAACATAACCATTAACCAGATTCAAATTATCTTAACCAAAGGAGTATATGTGAATGGATACTTGCAGTAAATGTGGCAACCCCCAGATCATCATCCATAAAAAGCAATCAGGACAGATGCTCTGTCAAAAATGTTTCATAAAATCCACTCAGGAAAAAGTCCTGAAAGATATTCGCAAACACAAACTCATTGAAAAGGGAGATAAGGTCTTGGTGGCTTTATCCGGTGGTAAGGATAGTGTAATGGTTTTAGACATACTTAACAGTCTCCGTAAAAGGCGGATCATTGATCTGGTGGCAGTGACCATTGATGAAGGGATCTCTGGCTACCGGGAGGAGGGGGTGAGTATAGCTGTTAAAAATGCTAAAAATTTAGGGATTGAACACCGAATAATATCCTTCCAGGATGCAATTGGCCGCACACTGGATGAAATAATGGCAGAGTCAAATGATCGAAATGCTTGCACCTACTGTGGCGTGTTTCGCAGGTGGATGTTAAACCGGGTGGCCCGGGAAGAAGGCGCCACCAAGATAGCCACCGGACACAACCTGGATGACGAGGCACAGTCCATACTCATGAACTACCTGGAAGGAAACATTCAAAACTTAACCCGCATTGGAGTCAAGTCAGAATCATATTATGAAGGATTCACAGTAAAAATCAAACCACTCAGGGAGATTCCAGAGAAAGAAACAGCTCTCTATGTCCTGGCCCGTGATCTGCCGGTTCATCTGGCAGGCTGTCCCTATGCAGGGGATTCATTCCGTAGAAAAATAGGCACCTTTTTAAAGGAAATAAGCCGGGAACACCCCACCATCATGTACTCCACTTTAAGGGGTTTTGACAAGATTAAACCGGCGATCAAACGAGAATTCTCCAAAAAAAGTTCAATGGGAGTTTGCCAATTCTGCGGAGAACCCTCAACATCTAAAACCTGCAAAGCTTGCAGTTTCCGCAGATCTTGGGGCCAGTGATTACTATTAACAGTTACCAGTTGGAGTGGCTGGGGATAAACAAATTCAAAAATGAAATTTTTTTTAAATAAGTACTTGAATAGAAGTATAAGTTCAAGTTTTCATTTAATGAACCAGGCATATGGAGAGTGTTCATCAATTAAATCTGGCCAAAACATCAATTAGATTTGGCCACTAAATCAATTAGATCTTGCCAATAAAATCTTTTAGATTTGGTCTGTAAAAAAAGAGTGTTCCTTTATGAATATTTAATATAGAACATCTATTGAATTTGAGGATCGGAGCGTTATGCAAGTCAAAGTTATCATTGGAGAGGAAAAAAAAGAACTAGACATTGAAGAAGGGAAAACCATCAAAAACTTGCTTCAGATGATGGAAGTACCCGTTGAAACAGTTGTGGTTAAAAAAAATAAGTCCCTGGTCATGGAAGAAGAGATTGTGGAAGATGGGGATATTATTGAAGTAATAAAAGTTATCTACGGTGGTTAAATCAATCAGGGAAGTGTACTGGTGGATGATTTCAGTTTAATTGAACAATCAATATCCCATTATTTCCCTATACTGGGATTGGTCAATGGTGAAGAAAACGAAGAATCCTTTTTTGTGGTGGGTGATTACAATCCCAGCAACTTCAGGGAATTAGTACAAGAACTTGACCAATACGGTTTTGTACCTTTTATAAATCCTGAAGGCAATCATTATAAAATAAGCATTGCCAAAAAACAGGAAAAAGGACCATCCAGAATCCATCTCAACATCATTCTTCTACTGGCAACCATATGCAGCACCGTATTTGCCGGATACTTCTATATTTCCAATGGCAACATCTGGGAGGCAGTGGAATTTGCAGCGGCATTATTATTAATTATTGGAGCTCATGAACTGGCCCACTATTATGCAGCCCGCAAACACGGTATAAATGCCACCCTACCCTATTTCATACCGGCACCAACATTTATAGGAACCTTCGGGGCGCTGATCAACATTAAATCTCCCATTCCCACCCGAGATGCCCTGTTTGACCTGGGATACAGCGGACCCTTAGCCGGTTTCCTGGTAGCCGTACCTGTGCTCTTCATAGGATTATACTATTCCACCCTGCTAACCACCCAGAGTGCGGGTTTTATGTTTCCTGACCCCCTGATTATAAAAATAATCAGCCAGATTGTAATCCCCAACTACACCTTTGATTCAGTAATAGTGGGCCACCCCCTGGTTTTTGCAGGGTGGGTGGGAATGCTGGTTACCATGCTTAACCTGATGCCAGTGGCCTTCCTGGACGGGGGACACATAGCCAGATCCCTTTTCCATCAAAACATCCATAAATTCATCTCCGTAATCGGAATAATCCTCACCATTATTTTGGGATGGTATTTCATGGCAGTGATCATGGTTTTCATCTTTTTCATGGGTAAAAACCATCCCGGAGCCCTGGACAATGTTACACCCATAAGCCGAAACCGAAAAATCATGACCTTCCTAATATTAGCCATTTTCATACTCAGCCTTTCATTCTCTCCCAACCGGGGCTTTTAAGAAGTTTCAAATGGATGATAATTTAGTAAATACAATATTAAAGGTGATATACAGTGAGAGTTCATTACGAATGCCCATCATGTTACCTGCGCCAGGCCAGGGAAGCCCTGGACATGGCAACAGATGATGAAGAGCTTAAGATGAAGGTAACAGAAAAAATAATTAAAATAATCTGCAACGAATTCAGGGAAGGAGCGGTTACCAATGAGATTGGAACCAAAATCCACCGCACCATAAAAAGGGAGACTGGAAACCCTGACCCTTATAATGACCTGCGGGGAAAATCAGATAAGATCGCCATGCAATTTCTCCCTAAAGTGGAGAAAATACTAAAAAAGGATAAATCACTTAAAAGTTATCTTAAAGCAGCTATTGCAGGTAACGTGCTTGATTTCGGTGCATTGGGCTTGGAAACCGACATTGAAGCTCTGGTTACATCTACGGTAGAAAAGGAGCTGTCCATAGATCACACACCCCAGTTGGAAGTAGAACTTGAAAGGGCAAAAAAGGTTCTTTATCTGGCAGATAACGTGGGGGAGATAGTATTCGACAAGTTACTCATTAAAAAACTCCAGGAGTATGGTGTGGAAGTTACCGTGGCACTAAAAGAAGAGCCGATTCTCAATGATGCTTGCCTGAAGGAAGCATTAGAGGTGGGCTTGGATGAAGTGGCCCGGTTAATCACCACAGGCACAGATTCCATTGGAGTTATACAGCAAGATGTTTCTGATGATTTTAAACAGGAATTAAAGGAAACGGATCTGGTCATAGCTAAGGGTCTGGGTAACTATGAAGGACTTGGAGAGATGGAACTGGGTGATAAACCTACTTTTTGCCTGTTGAATGCTAAATGCCAGCCAATAGCACGGGATATTGGTGTGGAATTAGGGGGAAATGTGGTCCTGAAATTAAATTGATTGAAGAAATTTAACTGGATAAAGCACACCAATCAAGGTTTATCTTCAAAAAAAGGGAATGAAGATGTTTAATCTGATAAAAATCTCTTTCATGGTTCCAGGAAAGTGTTAAGAAAAATATATTTAATTTGCCTTAAAAAGAAAAAAACATGAATAAATATTTCATTGGCTTGGCAATTATTTTAGTCTCATTTTTAGCTGTGGCACTGGCTTTTTCCAGTTTAAACAGTGACCAAACCAGGGATAATACTATTTCTCTTCAGTGGGGTTCAGATTTGAATCAGGCCCTGCAAGAAGCCAGGACAAACAATAAAAGTGTTTTTGTAGATTTTTATGCAGACTGGTGTGCTTATTGTAAAGAGATGGATGAAGAAACCTACAGAGATCCCCAGGTTAAAGAGAAATTAAGCCAGAATTATGTTTTAGTTAAAGTTAATGTGGACGGGAATCCGGATTTGAGTTTAAAATACAAGGCCTACAGTCTTCCCACAATGATAATACTGGATTCAGAGGGTAATGAAGTGAAGAGGATTGTGGGCTACCAGAATGCAGAAAGACTATTGAATCAGATTTAGATTCAATAAGGATTTAGATTCAATAAGATGTTCAGAGAAAAAAGACGCTTAATTATATAGGTTTTCATGGAATGTAGTTATGGGGAGGTGCTGGCATGGATACGAGTTATATTCTTTCCTTTTCTGCAGGAATAGCTTCAATCTTATCTCCTTGTGTTTTACCACTTATTCCTATTGTTGTAGGGTTTTCCATACTTAAAAGGACAAATTTGGAGATAATCGCATTCAGTCTGGGATTTTTCTTACTCTTTGCTATTATCACCACTTTAACTGCCCTTTTCACTGCTGCCGTAAATTATTATCTTGTCTATTTCCGGATAGCTGCTGCCCTGATCCTGGTGATAATGGGAATACTTTTGATTGCCAATAAGAACCTCTTCAACATTTCAGGATCCGGTATTTCCAGTGCACCTGATTCTGGCCAGGGAATTCTGGGATCATTTGTAATGGGTTTTTTAACCTGCCTGGCCTGGTCACCATGTTTCGGTCCCTATGTGGTGGCAGTGGCAACCTACAGTGCATCCACCGGAGACATAGCTTACAGCATCGTCAATATGGCACTTTTTGCAGGGGGATTCTCATTAACCATACTAATACTAGCTTATTCCATGTCAAAAATAGATTTCAAGGCCATAATAAAATATTCAGATTGGATCCGCATAATCTCAGGACTGATAATAGCACTTGCAGGTTTATACTTGTTGGTAGGGCTCCTGTAAATAAATAAAATAGGCTTTAGAGCATTTATACATTATGTGAAAAACTAATTTTGATTTAATACCGATAGATGCAGTTGTTCACTATTTTGGAATAAGGGAAGATTAGTCTGATATTCAAAATAGATCTTCTTAGAAGCGAAAGTAATAATTTGAAAAGCAAAGTTTTTAAAAATATTTAGACAATATGCTAAATGTTAACAAATTAATTTAGAAGATTTTTATAATTTTGACTATGAAATAATATTGTTGTTCAAAACTTTGAATATTTAATATGATGTAGTCTTAGGTGCTCTGGTGAGTATTATGGATAATTTTCATTCAGAACTGAATGAATTCCGTAAAAAATCTAATTTAAGCATTTTTTGCAGTTTATATATCATTGAATACCCGAAAAGACTTTTGAAATTAAAAGAAACTATTTTCCTGTTTGTTCCAGATGCACGTGTCTTTATACTGGATCTGTTTAATATGGTGTTTGATGGTTTCAAATGAGGAGATAAAAAAGAAACTTGATGGGAAAAAATGTGCATAAATCCTCAGGATATAATTCCAAAACTCAATTGATTTCAAAACTGTTGGAAACGGTATTCTTCGATATGGAACTATCCATTTTCATATAGAGGAATGCATAGATAGAAAAGTAGCTTGGATGGATGGTTTTTTATAATCCTCGGTAGGTTATACCCATCGTTTTAGGTTCTAGTAAAGGTACACAACTACCCCAAATTAGATTTATGAGTTGATAAAAAAATGGGAATTAGAGTTTTGGGAAATAAAAAAATTGTTAAAACTAAAATCCAAGAAACAGGGAATTCGGATCATCAGAAAAATGAACAAAAAACTAGTAGTTATATTAGATTAGAAAAATTTGCAGAGCTTAGAGATAAGTAATTATCACCGAATAAGAAGCAGATTTTAGGACTTTGAATGGAAAGTATTTGTATGAAGCAAAAAATAAGTTCTATAGTTGAGCTGATTATTATAGTTTTAATTCTTGCTGACATTGTATTGTTAACTTCAGTGCTATTCATGGATGTTAGTCCTCAAGTTTATACTTTAATTGTTTATTTTGATTTATTTGTTGTTTTAATTTTAATTCCTGAATTTATTTATCGTCTATGGAAATCTCCAGATAAAAAACAATTTCTAATTCATAATTGGACTGATATTTTAGGAATGATTCCGGAAATTTTAGTTGGGCCTATAAGCACTGTTTTTAGATATTTCCGATTAATAAGAATTATAAGGATTTTAGCTCTTTTCAAAAAAGAGATTATACATTTCCTTAGGGTTTTGCATAAAACAAAAATTGATTATGGGATATTAATTGTAATAATTGTATTAATTACTTGTGCCACATTATTTTTCCTTTTTGAATCCGGCTTGAATGATAAAGTTGATAGTTTTGATGATGCATTGTGGTATTTAATTACAACTATAACGACAGTAGGTTATGGGGATATAACTCCATCAACCCTGCAAGGGCGTTTAATTGGATTTTTCATGATGATTACAGGAATTGGGTTTGTAAGTTTTTTAACGGCAGCTATTGCCTCAAGATTTGTTGAAACTACAGAAAAAAGAGAATTTCAGGAGATAGACGAAAAGCTAGATAGAGTTCAATCTGAATTAGATGAACTGAAAGAAATTATTATCAATAAAAAGTGAATTAAAAAAGGTGTTTCAATACTATTTGTCTTAATTAGCTAAAATCGAAACAAATGAAATATGAGTTACATTAACTATCCTAATGAACCTATAATCATTATATGGTGGTACTATGGTTTCTAATGAGGATATTAAGAAAAAACTTGTAGCTAAAAGAGTTGGAAGAACCACAGAAGGTTTTTTAATATGTGAAAGTTGTGGAAATTACTACCAACTCCAGGAAGGGGAGTCAATAAACGATTTTGAAAGCTGTCATTGTGGTGGTAAATTAAGATTTATTGAATCAATTGACATTAGTGAAGCAACTAACGCTGAGGAAGGTACTCAATCAGAAGGGAGGTTTATTGTCTGCAATAAATGTGCTTATTTTCACGAACTCATCGAGGATGAAAACTCAGATGATTTTCGATTATGTGAATGTGGAGGAAAATTTAAATTCTATAGGGACCGTGAGGAATATTTTAGTTCTAAGGAGTATCTTGAATCATTTCTGGATTCAAATAAATCCTCTACTAAAAATGTTGTTAGTAAAACTGTGAATAAACTGATAAAAGGAGAAACAATTGAAGATAAACAGAGTAAGTATGGATTTTTAATTGGTGCTAAAGGTATTGAAGGTAGATTGGAGTTATATGACTATTGGATTAGGTTACCTGGAAAAGAATACTTGTTAATTGAAGATATTAGTTCAATAGATTTCCAAAGAGCTCATGGTATTCGTGGTAGAGGTTACATTAAATTTAATCTGAAAGGCATGGATAGGGTAAATAAACAAAAAGGACCTATTGTAACTTATAATCCCCGTACTGGTTTTGGCATAGGTTTAGCAGGTATTAAAGATGGAAAAGTAAGTATGTTGGGTTACAATCCCCGCACAGGGTTCAACTTAGGTCTTGGAGTTTTTAGAGGTGCTGAACCGCCAAAAGTTCATTTTTCTAAAAAATCGGAATCAAAATTTAGAGAAATAAGAGACATGATTTATAACAAAATTTTAGAAAGTAAGGTTTAGAGAATTTAAAATTTAAAAAAGAAGGATTTAAACGGGTTATAAATGCTTGTTGAATTGAAAATAACGGTATAATTACTGAAGAAGATTTCAGATAATAATTGCAAAAAACTAAAGAAGTATTTAAAACTATTAAAAATGAATAATAAGCCTCTTTAAGGAAGAATAAGTAATTTTTATCGGACAATGTAAAAGATATGTTATTAGAAGTTGGTGTTCCTTTGAATATTCTTTATAAAGAAATAAAAGTTGATAAAAGGAAAAAAAGAATCCGTGATAGAAGGAAGAACTTAAAAAAACAAGCTAAGGAAATGGCTGAATTTTATCATCAAGATCCTGAACTTACTGGAATGACTAAATGTCTCGAATTAGAAGATTTCCATGAATATTAATCGGATAGATATTTGTATAGTTGATCTAGAGCCAACAATAGGCTCTGAAATGAAAAAACGCAGGTCAATTGTATTAATTAGCACTAATTCTATTAATTCCGTTCCTAAATTCAATTAAAAATTGTAGACCCATTAACTAGTTTTAGGAAAAAAGTACGACAAAGGATGTTTATTAAAATTTATCCAGGAAATAGGAGTGGTCTTAAAGTTCTATCTGTAGTTGATCCATACAAAATTCTATGTATTTCTGATGAAAGATTCGAGAGGAACTGGGTAAGTTTAATGATTCCGAGATGGAACAAATAGAAGAGCAATGACTTGTAGTTTTTGATATGGGCTACTTAGTTGATCAATATTAAAGACTGATTAATACTTTCTTTACCATTTTAAAGAGTTTATAAGCTGAAAAAACATGACTTGTAGTAGGGTGTATCTTAATGAACTGGAAAGAAGTTTTTCCAAGGGATAAGTCGATAAAATGCTGCAGAAAAATACATTGAAAGTAGGTTTCCTTGGATTCGGAGAGGTTGCTTCAACCTTATCTGAGGGTTTAATGTTGAATGGAGTGGAAGTTCTAACCTGTCTGGAGGGGAGAAGTCAAAGATCAGTTGATCGGGCGAAGTCAAGAGGTGTCAGGTTATGTGAAACTTTCACTGAACTGGCAGAGTCATCCGACATTCTATTATCTGCAGTGGTGCCTGCAGAAGCAGTAAACGTGGCTAGAAAAGTGGGAGGGCATGTTAAAGGGGTATATGTGGATTTAAATAATATCTCCCCTGGAACGGTTAAAGAAGTCTTCAGCCACCTTGAAACCGGCAGGGTAGTTGATGCAGCCATTATGGGTGGAATAAAAAACGGTCCAAAAACATCCATAATCGCCTCTGGAAAGCATGCTGAAACTTTTGCCCAGCTAAACCAGTATGGAATGAACATTGAAGTAATTGGCACCGAAACCGGTCAGGCATCTGGATTGAAAATGCTACGCAGCGTCTACACCAAGGGTGTTTCCGCCCTGCTATTCGAGGCCCTGTATGCAGCATATCAAATGGGGGTTGATGAAACCCTTCTAAAATATTTAAATAAGACTGAAGGACCCCAATTCCAGGACTCCGCCACTTCAAGAATAAAAAGCAGCGCATACCATGCCCAAAGACGCCAACAGGAAATGGGAGAAGTCCTCAAGTTCCTTAGAGAATATGAAGATCCAATCATGACCCGGGCCACTTGTGAATTTTTCCAATCACTCACCCACAAAACCGGAGAAATCTCTAAAAAACCCTCAGATTATAGGGATGTCTTCATCAGAGTTGATAGAAACTGATTTCACGCCTTGAATTAGTTCACGGTAATAAATAAATAGGATAGTGTGAATAAATATAACCTGTACCCTAATGCCTCATGAAGAATTATGAAAATATTAAATCAATAAATATTGCATTTAAACCAATAAATTTGCATTAGTTCCTAAAAAACTTTGATTAGTGGATTTGGTACTATGCCAGATGAGCAGCATGCCAAAGAATGTGAAGAACAGATGAAAAAGCTTAAAGGTCGAAAAGTCCTTGATTGTTCCTTTAAAGCCTATGAAAACAACTGCTGGAGGTTTTACATAGTCACGGACAGTGGAAAACTGGTAATGACCTTCTGTCCAGATTGGACCTGTCCTGTGGTGGAACACCACCAGGAACATCACGAACACATCCCGGAAGAATGAATCACTTATAAATCTGCTTCTTAAAATTTTCCCATTATCAGAACATCTCTTCACAACTGTTTCCTATTACCCTTTCAGAGCATCACCTAATTCTTCAACCTACCTCTAACCTGATTCTCCAACCTCTCTTCTTCTCTACCAGGATTCCTTGAAGGGGTATAATCTGGGAATCAACCAGTAATCTCAGATAGGTGGCCATTTTACCAGGTAATTTAAGGGAACTTTTCACCTTACGCCCGGGTGGTTTTAACTCACAGGAGAGATCCCCTCTTTTATCCACATAAAGATAAGCATCCATCCCCTCTTTCAAACTGGCCAGTTCAAAACTTCGAAGATGCAGGCCAGCATCAAAGGAATATAAGGGCTTATCACGAGTTCTTGCCCCATCACGAAACTTTTCATGGGCCTCTGAACTGCTCAGGCCTTTTTCAACCATGGAAGCCACGTACCAGGCCCTTTCA
This genomic window from Methanobacteriaceae archaeon contains:
- a CDS encoding potassium channel family protein — translated: MKQKISSIVELIIIVLILADIVLLTSVLFMDVSPQVYTLIVYFDLFVVLILIPEFIYRLWKSPDKKQFLIHNWTDILGMIPEILVGPISTVFRYFRLIRIIRILALFKKEIIHFLRVLHKTKIDYGILIVIIVLITCATLFFLFESGLNDKVDSFDDALWYLITTITTVGYGDITPSTLQGRLIGFFMMITGIGFVSFLTAAIASRFVETTEKREFQEIDEKLDRVQSELDELKEIIINKK
- a CDS encoding DUF89 domain-containing protein — its product is MRVHYECPSCYLRQAREALDMATDDEELKMKVTEKIIKIICNEFREGAVTNEIGTKIHRTIKRETGNPDPYNDLRGKSDKIAMQFLPKVEKILKKDKSLKSYLKAAIAGNVLDFGALGLETDIEALVTSTVEKELSIDHTPQLEVELERAKKVLYLADNVGEIVFDKLLIKKLQEYGVEVTVALKEEPILNDACLKEALEVGLDEVARLITTGTDSIGVIQQDVSDDFKQELKETDLVIAKGLGNYEGLGEMELGDKPTFCLLNAKCQPIARDIGVELGGNVVLKLN
- a CDS encoding type II toxin-antitoxin system PemK/MazF family toxin, translated to MNINRIDICIVDLEPTIGSEMKKRRSIVLISTNSINSVPKFN
- a CDS encoding MoaD/ThiS family protein, translating into MQVKVIIGEEKKELDIEEGKTIKNLLQMMEVPVETVVVKKNKSLVMEEEIVEDGDIIEVIKVIYGG
- a CDS encoding dihydropteroate synthase-like protein, giving the protein TPKRIIRELQKIPEQELQSVDMIITPGLIRKDVSPVYEEMGIPTYKGSTDASDLDIVLEMVDKLDLSTKKSADQLIEEEQRKRALQYIADFEKDEKNTRKLLKKPGNILVGDLPVGEDFPMRVLAEIANAPLLSHEELLNRAEYFVKSGADMVDIGMVAGENMASKIPPMVQLLKEKLDVPVSIDTLQTEEINTAVDAGVDMVLSLDHGNYEDALPHLEEKKIPAVILPTDYRNGWVPETVSQRVSSLIALKKKCKGIEVIADPILDPLNSKSMVDSVIACRRFKDETKSQECPVFFGVGNVTELLDVDSVGVNALLAGISMELGASILFTPEESGKTVGSVKELAVSSKMMFLAKMRGSIPKDLGINLLVFKDKRRREITKEEVDVPETEGKENYKFTQDRAGSFKISIVKGRIMAVHYLKMQPTLAIYGQTAKAIYDEIIKRKLVSRIEHAAYLGQELQKAEDALKLGKNYVQDFPIFNKFMEY
- a CDS encoding thioredoxin family protein; translated protein: MNKYFIGLAIILVSFLAVALAFSSLNSDQTRDNTISLQWGSDLNQALQEARTNNKSVFVDFYADWCAYCKEMDEETYRDPQVKEKLSQNYVLVKVNVDGNPDLSLKYKAYSLPTMIILDSEGNEVKRIVGYQNAERLLNQI
- a CDS encoding NAD(P)-dependent oxidoreductase, giving the protein MLQKNTLKVGFLGFGEVASTLSEGLMLNGVEVLTCLEGRSQRSVDRAKSRGVRLCETFTELAESSDILLSAVVPAEAVNVARKVGGHVKGVYVDLNNISPGTVKEVFSHLETGRVVDAAIMGGIKNGPKTSIIASGKHAETFAQLNQYGMNIEVIGTETGQASGLKMLRSVYTKGVSALLFEALYAAYQMGVDETLLKYLNKTEGPQFQDSATSRIKSSAYHAQRRQQEMGEVLKFLREYEDPIMTRATCEFFQSLTHKTGEISKKPSDYRDVFIRVDRN
- a CDS encoding site-2 protease family protein, encoding MDDFSLIEQSISHYFPILGLVNGEENEESFFVVGDYNPSNFRELVQELDQYGFVPFINPEGNHYKISIAKKQEKGPSRIHLNIILLLATICSTVFAGYFYISNGNIWEAVEFAAALLLIIGAHELAHYYAARKHGINATLPYFIPAPTFIGTFGALINIKSPIPTRDALFDLGYSGPLAGFLVAVPVLFIGLYYSTLLTTQSAGFMFPDPLIIKIISQIVIPNYTFDSVIVGHPLVFAGWVGMLVTMLNLMPVAFLDGGHIARSLFHQNIHKFISVIGIILTIILGWYFMAVIMVFIFFMGKNHPGALDNVTPISRNRKIMTFLILAIFILSLSFSPNRGF
- a CDS encoding TIGR00269 family protein, producing MDTCSKCGNPQIIIHKKQSGQMLCQKCFIKSTQEKVLKDIRKHKLIEKGDKVLVALSGGKDSVMVLDILNSLRKRRIIDLVAVTIDEGISGYREEGVSIAVKNAKNLGIEHRIISFQDAIGRTLDEIMAESNDRNACTYCGVFRRWMLNRVAREEGATKIATGHNLDDEAQSILMNYLEGNIQNLTRIGVKSESYYEGFTVKIKPLREIPEKETALYVLARDLPVHLAGCPYAGDSFRRKIGTFLKEISREHPTIMYSTLRGFDKIKPAIKREFSKKSSMGVCQFCGEPSTSKTCKACSFRRSWGQ
- a CDS encoding cytochrome c biogenesis protein CcdA is translated as MDTSYILSFSAGIASILSPCVLPLIPIVVGFSILKRTNLEIIAFSLGFFLLFAIITTLTALFTAAVNYYLVYFRIAAALILVIMGILLIANKNLFNISGSGISSAPDSGQGILGSFVMGFLTCLAWSPCFGPYVVAVATYSASTGDIAYSIVNMALFAGGFSLTILILAYSMSKIDFKAIIKYSDWIRIISGLIIALAGLYLLVGLL